One region of Moraxella sp. ZY210820 genomic DNA includes:
- a CDS encoding DMT family transporter: MSHHSIAIICMLISMLSYQVSASLAKQLFQALDPLSVTILRLFFAFILVFCIFRSWRIIAKLKTLVWKDLMLYSLSLGLMNILFYLALERIPLGIAVGIEFTGPLAVALLAVQQKRDYIWVILAILGIIGLIPFQQLEHFSLLGAIFALGAGVCWGCYIHFGQRIVQQNIGMHGLTIGIAISALYLLPFGLWQNPSALLQFEYWHIAFAIALLATAIPYALDLYALKFLNKMVYGTLTSLSPALAALTGFILLKENLLLWQILALGCIILASIGVTLFTSKKNNV; this comes from the coding sequence ATGTCCCATCATAGCATTGCCATTATTTGTATGCTGATTTCGATGTTATCTTATCAAGTCAGTGCTTCGTTAGCAAAACAGCTATTTCAGGCTTTAGACCCTTTAAGTGTAACGATTTTACGCTTATTTTTTGCCTTTATTTTAGTTTTTTGTATTTTTCGTTCGTGGAGAATTATTGCAAAACTTAAAACATTGGTATGGAAAGATTTAATGTTATACAGTCTTTCTTTAGGTTTAATGAATATTCTATTTTATCTCGCTTTAGAACGTATTCCTTTAGGGATAGCAGTGGGGATTGAATTTACAGGACCTTTGGCAGTAGCATTACTCGCTGTGCAACAAAAACGGGATTATATTTGGGTAATATTGGCAATTTTAGGTATTATTGGCTTAATTCCATTTCAACAACTAGAGCATTTTTCACTTTTAGGTGCGATATTTGCATTAGGTGCAGGTGTATGTTGGGGGTGTTATATTCATTTCGGGCAACGCATTGTGCAACAAAATATAGGTATGCACGGTTTAACGATTGGTATCGCTATTTCTGCTTTATATTTATTGCCTTTCGGATTGTGGCAGAATCCATCGGCATTATTACAATTTGAGTATTGGCATATTGCTTTTGCGATTGCATTGTTAGCGACTGCAATTCCGTACGCTTTGGATTTATATGCACTCAAATTTTTAAATAAAATGGTCTATGGTACTTTAACAAGTTTATCTCCTGCTTTAGCTGCATTAACAGGCTTTATTTTATTAAAAGAAAATTTATTGTTATGGCAGATTTTAGCGTTAGGTTGTATTATTTTAGCGAGTATTGGAGTAACGCTGTTTACATCAAAAAAGAACAATGTTTAA
- the hisC gene encoding histidinol-phosphate transaminase → MNITETQKRFWSPLVRELEPYIPGEQPKIANLLKLNTNENPYPPSPKVAEAIQKVLENQADSLKLYPDPDASELKQAIAEQQGLNIANIFVGNGSDEVLAHIFKAFFVQDKPLLYPDISYSFYPVYSQLFEIKAKTIALRDDFSLNVDDYSQENGGIIITNPNAPTGRAITLNEIEQLLQNNANSVVVIDEAYVDFGAESAVQLIEKYDNLIVCQTTSKSRSLAGLRVGYAMAQPHLITALETVKNSFNSYPMDRLAIAGAVASFQDQEYFVAQCRKVIENREILVQELNNLGFDVLPSKANFVFARHTQNASDIAQKLREMGIIVRYFNKPRIDQFLRITIGTAEQNQRLVDSLKQILM, encoded by the coding sequence ATGAACATTACTGAAACTCAAAAACGCTTTTGGTCGCCATTGGTGCGTGAACTTGAGCCGTATATTCCGGGCGAGCAACCTAAAATTGCTAACCTGCTGAAACTTAATACCAATGAAAATCCTTATCCACCATCGCCAAAAGTAGCAGAAGCCATTCAAAAGGTCTTGGAAAATCAAGCGGATAGTCTAAAACTTTATCCTGACCCAGATGCAAGCGAACTTAAACAAGCGATTGCCGAGCAACAAGGACTGAATATCGCAAATATTTTTGTGGGCAATGGTTCTGATGAAGTATTGGCTCATATTTTTAAGGCATTTTTTGTACAAGATAAACCGTTATTGTACCCAGATATTAGCTATAGTTTTTATCCTGTTTATAGTCAGCTTTTTGAAATTAAAGCAAAAACTATTGCTTTACGTGATGATTTTTCGCTTAATGTCGATGATTATTCACAGGAAAATGGCGGAATTATCATTACCAATCCTAATGCACCGACTGGGCGAGCGATTACATTAAACGAGATTGAACAATTATTGCAAAATAATGCCAATTCAGTGGTGGTGATTGATGAGGCATACGTTGATTTTGGTGCAGAAAGTGCGGTTCAACTGATTGAAAAATATGATAATTTAATCGTGTGTCAAACCACATCCAAATCTCGTTCATTGGCGGGCTTGCGTGTGGGTTATGCGATGGCTCAACCACATTTAATTACTGCCTTAGAAACGGTGAAAAATAGCTTTAATTCTTATCCAATGGATAGATTGGCGATTGCAGGAGCTGTAGCATCATTCCAAGACCAAGAGTATTTTGTCGCTCAATGCCGAAAAGTGATTGAAAATCGTGAAATTTTAGTGCAAGAATTGAACAATTTAGGCTTTGATGTATTGCCATCAAAAGCGAATTTTGTCTTTGCTCGTCATACACAAAATGCCAGCGACATCGCTCAAAAATTGCGTGAAATGGGCATTATTGTGCGTTATTTTAATAAACCACGCATTGACCAATTTTTACGCATTACCATCGGCACGGCGGAGCAAAATCAGCGTTTGGTTGATAGTTTAAAACAGATTTTGATGTAA
- a CDS encoding tetratricopeptide repeat protein, producing the protein MFKKLSILILGLSLSMSVLANDVDVNALIQKANHGDVKAQTELAIYYYQQEDYQKAFEWYMKSAQQGHAEAQYNLGVMYHDGQGVHQDYKKAFEWFNKSAHQGNELAQYNLGVMYRDGKGIHQDYQKAIEWFNKSAHQGFAIAQYNLGVMYRDGQGVRQDYHKAFEWFNKSAYQGLAEAQNNLGSMYHLGHGVRQDYQKAVKWYEKSAKQEYAGAQYNMGFMYYHGLGVIQDYQKAFEWYEKSAQQGIAEAQYQVGMMYEYGQGIKQDYQQAVKWYTEVAQQGISDAQNNLGVLYEHGKGVKQNKSVAKQWFAKACDNGLQLGCDNYRILNEQGH; encoded by the coding sequence ATGTTTAAAAAATTATCCATATTAATATTAGGTTTATCATTATCGATGTCAGTTTTGGCAAATGATGTTGATGTGAATGCTTTAATTCAAAAAGCTAATCATGGTGATGTTAAAGCTCAAACAGAATTAGCAATTTATTACTATCAACAAGAAGATTATCAAAAAGCCTTTGAATGGTATATGAAATCAGCCCAACAAGGTCATGCAGAAGCTCAATATAATCTTGGAGTAATGTATCATGATGGTCAAGGTGTCCATCAAGATTATAAAAAAGCATTTGAATGGTTTAATAAATCTGCTCATCAAGGTAATGAACTAGCTCAATATAATCTTGGCGTAATGTATCGTGATGGGAAAGGCATTCATCAAGATTATCAAAAAGCCATTGAATGGTTTAATAAATCCGCTCATCAAGGTTTTGCAATTGCTCAATATAATCTTGGCGTAATGTATCGTGATGGACAAGGTGTTCGTCAAGATTACCATAAAGCATTTGAATGGTTTAACAAATCAGCTTATCAAGGATTGGCAGAAGCTCAAAATAATCTAGGTTCAATGTACCATCTAGGTCATGGTGTTCGCCAAGACTATCAAAAAGCTGTTAAGTGGTATGAAAAATCAGCTAAACAAGAGTATGCAGGAGCTCAATATAATATGGGTTTTATGTATTATCATGGTCTAGGCGTTATTCAAGATTACCAAAAAGCTTTTGAATGGTATGAAAAATCAGCCCAACAAGGTATTGCAGAAGCTCAATATCAAGTTGGTATGATGTACGAATATGGTCAAGGTATAAAACAAGATTATCAACAAGCTGTTAAATGGTACACTGAAGTGGCTCAACAAGGTATTTCTGACGCTCAAAATAATCTAGGGGTACTGTATGAACATGGTAAGGGCGTAAAACAAAATAAAAGTGTAGCTAAACAATGGTTTGCTAAAGCCTGTGATAATGGACTGCAACTTGGCTGTGATAATTACCGTATCCTAAACGAACAAGGTCATTAA
- a CDS encoding tetratricopeptide repeat protein: MLKKLPLLILSILLSTSALANYLYQPHNIQDLIRLANDGFADAQVELSNYYREKGDAKQEFYWTEKLAQQGNKTAQFNVARSYETGDGVSKDPQKAIEWYTKAANQGFANAQYNLGVMYQHGKGIPQDYKKAIEWYTQSANNGYAEAQFELGFMYNNGIGVKKNHLKAVEWYTKSANQGYSKAQFNLGLMYENGKGVAKSYKTAMAWYTKAANQGDEMAQYNVGVMYYYGLGVKPSNRLAKQWFKQSCDNGYQDACKNYRLLNE; encoded by the coding sequence ATGTTAAAAAAATTACCGCTATTGATATTGAGTATATTATTATCCACATCAGCATTGGCGAATTATCTTTATCAACCACATAATATTCAAGATTTAATTCGCTTGGCAAATGATGGTTTTGCCGATGCTCAAGTCGAATTAAGCAATTATTACCGTGAAAAAGGCGATGCCAAACAGGAATTTTATTGGACAGAAAAACTCGCCCAACAAGGTAATAAAACTGCCCAATTTAATGTTGCTCGCAGTTATGAAACAGGCGATGGTGTGAGCAAAGACCCACAAAAAGCAATAGAATGGTACACGAAAGCCGCCAATCAAGGTTTTGCCAATGCACAATATAACTTAGGGGTAATGTATCAACATGGCAAAGGCATTCCGCAAGACTATAAAAAAGCGATAGAATGGTACACACAATCCGCTAATAACGGTTATGCCGAAGCCCAATTTGAACTCGGTTTTATGTATAACAATGGCATTGGCGTGAAGAAAAATCATTTAAAAGCCGTTGAATGGTACACAAAATCAGCCAATCAAGGTTATTCCAAAGCACAATTTAATTTGGGTTTGATGTATGAAAATGGAAAAGGTGTTGCCAAAAGTTATAAAACCGCGATGGCATGGTACACCAAAGCCGCCAATCAAGGCGATGAAATGGCACAATACAATGTGGGGGTGATGTATTATTATGGTTTAGGGGTTAAACCAAGTAATCGGCTTGCAAAACAATGGTTTAAACAGTCTTGTGATAATGGCTATCAAGATGCTTGTAAAAATTATCGTCTTTTAAATGAATAA
- the hisD gene encoding histidinol dehydrogenase has product MRSLSTQNPEFKQQFADLLAFETVNDPQLLQTVDKIIADVRKNGDAEILALTQQFDQHPAKTFAELELLQADLKNAFDGLADDVRQALELASQRIRKFHEVQNQGGWTFVDDLGNTLGQKVTPLDRVGIYVPGGLASYPSSVLMNAIPAQVAGVGEIIMVVPAPKGELNPLVLAAAYLAGVHRVFTIGGAQAVAGLAYGTESIPRVDKITGPGNRFVAAAKRAVFGQVGIDMIAGPSEILVYAETGNNAEWLAMDLLSQAEHDTVAQAILITPDENLLNDVMAWIEKHLENLPKAEIARTSIANRGACILVKDRAEAIELINNVAPEHLQLCVANAQEMANEIRHAGAIFMGAFTPEAIGDYCAGPNHVLPTSGTARFSSPLGVYDFQKRSSLIMCSEQGVKQLAKTADILAQQENLDAHARSARYRYDK; this is encoded by the coding sequence ATGCGTTCTTTATCTACCCAAAATCCTGAATTTAAACAACAATTTGCTGATTTATTGGCATTTGAAACGGTGAATGACCCACAATTATTGCAAACGGTCGATAAAATCATCGCAGATGTGCGTAAAAATGGCGATGCGGAAATTTTAGCTTTAACCCAACAATTTGACCAACACCCTGCAAAAACCTTTGCGGAATTGGAATTATTGCAAGCAGATTTAAAAAATGCCTTTGATGGTTTGGCTGATGATGTGCGTCAAGCGTTAGAATTGGCGAGCCAACGTATTCGTAAATTCCACGAAGTGCAAAATCAAGGCGGTTGGACATTTGTTGATGATTTAGGCAATACTTTAGGACAAAAAGTAACGCCTCTAGACCGTGTCGGTATTTATGTACCAGGGGGATTAGCATCTTATCCATCATCAGTCCTCATGAATGCTATTCCTGCTCAAGTAGCAGGTGTGGGTGAAATTATCATGGTTGTGCCAGCACCGAAAGGGGAACTCAATCCATTAGTCTTAGCGGCAGCGTACTTAGCTGGCGTACATCGTGTATTTACCATTGGCGGTGCTCAAGCAGTCGCAGGTTTGGCGTATGGCACAGAAAGCATTCCCCGTGTGGATAAAATCACAGGACCGGGCAATCGTTTTGTAGCAGCGGCAAAACGTGCAGTTTTTGGGCAAGTCGGTATTGACATGATTGCAGGACCATCAGAAATTTTGGTCTATGCGGAAACTGGCAATAATGCTGAATGGTTGGCGATGGATTTATTGTCGCAAGCAGAGCATGATACCGTTGCTCAAGCGATTTTAATTACACCTGATGAAAACTTGCTCAATGATGTCATGGCATGGATTGAAAAGCATTTAGAGAATTTACCAAAAGCGGAGATTGCTCGTACATCAATTGCTAATCGTGGGGCGTGCATTTTAGTCAAAGACCGTGCCGAAGCCATTGAATTAATTAATAATGTTGCTCCAGAACATTTACAACTTTGCGTGGCGAACGCTCAAGAGATGGCAAATGAAATTCGTCATGCAGGGGCGATTTTTATGGGTGCATTTACCCCAGAAGCGATTGGCGATTATTGTGCAGGTCCGAACCATGTATTACCAACATCAGGCACGGCTCGTTTTTCATCACCATTGGGCGTGTATGATTTCCAAAAACGTTCAAGTTTAATTATGTGTAGCGAACAAGGGGTAAAACAGTTAGCAAAAACGGCTGATATTTTGGCTCAACAAGAAAACTTAGATGCTCATGCTCGTTCGGCTCGTTATCGTTATGATAAATAA
- the rsgA gene encoding ribosome small subunit-dependent GTPase A, with product MAIIRKRRLTEQQQRRIQQQQQRQVVQETGVEIEGLIVQHYGRQLEVKVLALPEQIPEKPQQNDGFWKEIELGDIWRCHTRTNLEALVTGDRVRFLADSVSGLGVITALHPRQSLLTRPDRYHKIKPVAANISLIVVVFAPLPEVAPMLIDRYLVASAEANIKTLLLMNKADLVQADDNILELVQQYQQLGYDTLMCQADGDLSELKQKLQGQTVAFVGQSGVGKSTLINALVPEAQQETNVISENSALGQHTTTSTRLITFGEHSALIDSPGIREFGLWHLTLDKIKLGFPDIQPFLGDCQFRNCTHTHEKNCALKNAVDNGQILPRRLESYLRLLAEVENI from the coding sequence ATGGCTATTATTCGTAAACGACGTTTAACTGAGCAACAACAACGTCGTATTCAACAGCAACAACAACGCCAAGTGGTGCAAGAAACAGGTGTTGAAATTGAAGGTTTGATTGTACAGCATTATGGGCGTCAATTAGAAGTGAAAGTGCTTGCTTTACCTGAGCAAATACCTGAAAAACCACAACAAAATGATGGATTTTGGAAAGAAATTGAATTAGGCGATATTTGGCGTTGCCATACTCGAACTAATTTAGAAGCATTGGTTACAGGCGATAGAGTACGTTTTTTAGCTGACTCTGTATCTGGTTTAGGTGTGATTACAGCATTGCACCCACGTCAATCTTTACTAACACGTCCTGACCGTTATCATAAAATTAAACCTGTAGCGGCAAATATTAGCTTGATTGTGGTGGTGTTTGCCCCCTTACCTGAAGTTGCACCGATGTTAATTGACCGTTATTTAGTGGCGAGTGCTGAAGCGAATATTAAAACATTATTGTTGATGAATAAAGCAGATTTAGTACAAGCTGATGATAATATTTTAGAGCTTGTTCAACAATATCAACAACTTGGGTATGATACTTTAATGTGTCAAGCTGATGGCGATTTAAGTGAATTAAAGCAAAAATTACAAGGGCAAACAGTAGCTTTTGTGGGACAATCTGGTGTAGGCAAAAGTACTTTAATTAATGCTTTAGTACCTGAAGCACAACAAGAAACTAACGTAATTTCAGAAAATTCTGCATTAGGACAGCATACAACAACATCAACCCGTTTAATTACTTTTGGTGAACATAGTGCCTTAATTGATTCACCAGGGATTCGTGAGTTTGGTTTATGGCATTTGACTTTGGATAAAATTAAACTCGGTTTTCCTGATATTCAACCGTTCTTAGGTGATTGCCAATTCCGTAATTGTACACATACACATGAAAAAAATTGTGCTTTAAAAAATGCGGTAGATAATGGTCAAATCTTACCACGTCGTTTAGAAAGTTATTTACGATTGTTAGCGGAAGTTGAAAATATATAA
- the orn gene encoding oligoribonuclease: protein MASTPQTRLIWIDLEMTGLDTDHDKIIEIATVITDDHLNILAEGPVLAIHQPDIVLNAMDSWCTRQHGESGLTERVRRSRLTTRDAEQQTLEFLRKWVDAKVSPMCGNSICQDRRFMHREMPELEQYFHYRNLDVSSVKELAKRWRPEIMQGLSKQATHLALDDIKDSISELRYYREYFFRT from the coding sequence ATGGCTAGCACACCACAAACACGTTTAATTTGGATTGACCTTGAAATGACAGGTTTAGATACCGATCATGATAAAATTATTGAAATCGCTACCGTCATTACCGATGACCATTTGAATATTTTAGCGGAAGGTCCTGTGTTGGCTATTCATCAACCTGATATTGTACTCAATGCCATGGATAGCTGGTGTACTCGTCAACATGGGGAGTCAGGTCTGACGGAACGTGTACGCCGTAGCCGTTTAACTACACGTGATGCTGAACAACAAACTTTAGAATTTTTACGCAAATGGGTCGATGCCAAAGTATCACCGATGTGTGGTAACTCTATTTGCCAAGACCGCCGTTTTATGCATCGTGAAATGCCTGAATTAGAGCAATATTTCCATTATCGCAACTTAGATGTATCATCAGTTAAAGAATTAGCTAAACGTTGGCGACCTGAAATCATGCAAGGTTTATCAAAACAAGCAACACATTTAGCCTTAGATGATATTAAAGATTCGATTAGTGAATTGCGTTATTATCGTGAATATTTTTTTAGAACTTAA
- a CDS encoding DUF3368 domain-containing protein yields MSRLDIGETSSILLYQYLNADYLLIDERKGRAICSQLDIHIIGSLGILLLAKQQGLIQNIKPLILKLKHSPVFFDELLLKKVLIMADEY; encoded by the coding sequence TTGTCTAGATTAGATATTGGTGAGACAAGCAGTATCTTGCTTTATCAATATTTAAATGCGGATTATTTATTAATTGATGAACGAAAAGGACGAGCAATATGCAGTCAATTAGATATTCATATCATTGGTAGTTTAGGTATTTTATTACTAGCGAAACAACAGGGGTTAATTCAAAATATTAAACCTTTGATTTTAAAGTTAAAACATAGTCCAGTATTTTTTGATGAGTTATTATTAAAAAAAGTACTCATAATGGCAGACGAATATTAA
- a CDS encoding UPF0175 family protein → MDIYVSIPNEFGQQMAIHDIEKLLKLNFIIDQYHQGNVSLKQSYQCLNMNEVEFLTACHERGVAHQTYVDEQEFELEFNQVLQHYQEKTVRL, encoded by the coding sequence ATGGATATTTATGTAAGCATTCCCAATGAATTTGGTCAGCAAATGGCAATCCATGATATTGAAAAATTGTTAAAATTAAATTTTATTATTGACCAATATCACCAAGGAAATGTGAGTTTAAAACAATCTTATCAATGTCTTAATATGAATGAAGTTGAATTTCTCACGGCTTGTCATGAACGTGGTGTGGCTCATCAAACTTATGTTGATGAACAAGAGTTTGAATTAGAATTTAACCAAGTATTACAACATTATCAAGAAAAAACTGTAAGATTATGA
- a CDS encoding redoxin domain-containing protein produces the protein MMNKTTFKAKLLKISKELISFVLIFVLIYSILNWWRQPEMPDSPVLQLQDYQGQMIDLQQLSEDNAVLVYFWGAWCHVCKHTTPTVQQLAHSSSVVSIAVQSGNAQELSHYLRKNKIGLQTVNDEYGEVFAMWQGQVTPSYLILKDGKMEQGFVGIQPLWVLKLRMWWADL, from the coding sequence ATGATGAATAAAACTACATTTAAAGCAAAGTTATTAAAAATCAGTAAAGAACTTATCTCTTTTGTACTGATTTTTGTGTTGATATATAGCATACTCAATTGGTGGCGACAACCTGAGATGCCTGATAGTCCTGTACTTCAATTACAAGATTATCAAGGACAAATGATTGATTTACAACAATTAAGTGAAGATAATGCAGTCTTGGTTTATTTTTGGGGTGCATGGTGTCATGTATGCAAACATACTACGCCAACGGTACAACAATTAGCCCACTCATCATCGGTAGTAAGTATTGCAGTACAATCTGGTAACGCACAAGAATTGTCGCATTATTTACGTAAAAATAAAATTGGTTTGCAAACGGTTAATGATGAATATGGAGAAGTTTTTGCAATGTGGCAAGGGCAAGTTACACCATCCTATTTGATTCTAAAAGATGGAAAAATGGAGCAAGGTTTTGTTGGGATACAACCGCTATGGGTATTAAAATTAAGAATGTGGTGGGCTGATTTGTAA
- a CDS encoding YcxB family protein: MAEKPTISLRYQLQLNEFQEAFRIASFGQKGVMAWTTTILATLLMLWGFKLGFDNGGKFYIIFGAMFSVMQLIIRFYLVPLMFKRQFIKMQLDKKTQGIDLYQQNFYVANERGQYYPYQDVKKTAEGQSCYVLELKNHVAIIVPKRTLDTEQQTIFKQQFNIR, encoded by the coding sequence ATGGCTGAAAAACCGACCATTTCTTTACGTTATCAACTACAGTTAAATGAATTTCAAGAAGCCTTTCGTATTGCGAGTTTTGGGCAAAAAGGTGTTATGGCGTGGACGACCACCATTTTAGCTACTTTGTTGATGTTATGGGGCTTTAAACTCGGTTTTGATAATGGTGGAAAATTTTATATCATTTTTGGTGCTATGTTTTCGGTTATGCAATTAATTATTCGTTTTTATTTAGTACCCTTGATGTTTAAACGCCAATTTATCAAGATGCAATTAGATAAAAAAACACAAGGTATTGATTTATATCAACAAAATTTTTATGTTGCCAATGAACGTGGGCAATATTATCCTTATCAAGATGTGAAAAAAACGGCTGAAGGACAATCATGCTATGTGTTAGAATTAAAAAATCATGTAGCGATTATTGTACCAAAACGTACCTTAGATACAGAGCAACAAACTATTTTTAAACAACAATTTAATATTCGTTGA
- a CDS encoding malate dehydrogenase: MKQPVRVAITGAAGQIGYSLLFRIASGEMLGKDQPIILQLLETNTERTQRTLKGVMMEMDDCAFPLLAGMIGTDDPYVAFKDVDYALLVGAKPRSAGMERSDLLLENAKIFIEQGKALNAVAKRDVKVLVTGNPANTNAYIAMKSAPDLPAKNFTALLRLDHNRSLTQLSQKSGVAVKDIQNFVVWGNHSPTMYADYRFATANGLSLKQLINHDAWNVDVFLPKVAQRGAEIIATRGSSSAASAANASIDHIRDWALGSQGQWVTMGVPSDGSYGIPEGLVFGFPVITQQGEYQIVQGLEIDEFSQQRLNITLQELIEERQAIEHLLQCE, encoded by the coding sequence ATGAAACAGCCTGTGCGTGTTGCCATTACAGGGGCAGCTGGACAAATTGGTTATAGTTTATTATTTCGTATTGCAAGTGGCGAAATGTTAGGTAAAGACCAACCTATTATTTTACAGTTATTAGAAACAAATACTGAGCGGACGCAACGTACTCTAAAAGGTGTGATGATGGAAATGGACGATTGTGCTTTTCCATTATTGGCTGGTATGATTGGTACCGATGACCCTTATGTTGCATTTAAAGATGTAGATTATGCATTATTAGTTGGTGCAAAGCCACGCAGTGCGGGTATGGAGCGTAGTGATTTATTGCTTGAAAATGCTAAAATTTTTATTGAGCAAGGAAAGGCTCTTAACGCTGTTGCCAAACGTGATGTAAAAGTTTTGGTTACAGGAAATCCTGCAAATACCAATGCATATATTGCCATGAAATCTGCACCAGATTTACCCGCTAAAAACTTTACTGCATTATTACGCTTAGACCACAATCGTAGTTTAACGCAACTTTCACAAAAATCTGGGGTTGCCGTAAAAGACATTCAAAATTTTGTAGTATGGGGTAATCACTCACCAACCATGTATGCAGATTATCGTTTTGCAACGGCTAATGGACTATCACTTAAACAGTTGATTAATCATGATGCATGGAATGTTGATGTGTTTTTGCCGAAAGTTGCACAACGTGGTGCAGAAATTATTGCAACACGTGGTTCATCATCTGCAGCATCAGCAGCCAATGCGTCTATCGACCACATTCGTGATTGGGCTTTAGGTTCACAAGGTCAATGGGTTACAATGGGCGTACCATCTGATGGTTCTTATGGTATCCCAGAAGGTTTGGTATTTGGTTTTCCTGTTATTACTCAACAAGGCGAATATCAAATTGTGCAAGGTTTAGAGATTGATGAATTTAGCCAACAACGTTTGAATATAACCTTGCAAGAATTAATCGAAGAACGTCAAGCTATTGAACATTTATTGCAATGTGAATAA
- the dtd gene encoding D-aminoacyl-tRNA deacylase, translating to MKAVLQRVKSANVSVDGQIVGEIQTGILVLLALADGDDIHIAQKMIDKILKYRIFDDEQGKMGLNVQQVNGNILLVSQFTLMANTHKGLRPDFAPAMPPQQAEQLFQQTVAYAQSLLPNLQTGIFAADMQVSLVNDGPVTFILEM from the coding sequence ATGAAAGCAGTTTTACAACGTGTGAAATCCGCAAATGTCAGCGTTGATGGGCAAATTGTGGGTGAAATTCAAACAGGTATTTTAGTGTTATTGGCGTTGGCTGATGGCGATGATATTCATATTGCCCAAAAAATGATAGATAAAATCTTAAAATATCGTATTTTTGATGATGAACAAGGCAAAATGGGTTTAAATGTGCAACAGGTCAATGGCAATATTTTATTGGTTTCACAATTTACCTTAATGGCAAATACCCACAAAGGTTTACGCCCAGATTTTGCCCCTGCTATGCCACCGCAACAAGCAGAGCAGTTATTTCAACAAACCGTTGCATACGCCCAAAGTTTGTTACCAAATTTACAAACAGGCATTTTTGCGGCAGATATGCAAGTGAGTTTAGTCAATGATGGACCTGTAACGTTTATTTTAGAGATGTAG